One window of the Sebastes umbrosus isolate fSebUmb1 chromosome 1, fSebUmb1.pri, whole genome shotgun sequence genome contains the following:
- the nudt2 gene encoding bis(5'-nucleosyl)-tetraphosphatase [asymmetrical] — translation MALRACGFIVFRLSGCIPPPDNIEYLLLQTSYGTHHWTPPKGHVDPGEDDLTTALRETKEEAGLGAEQLKVIDDFVQELRYEVRGKPKEVLYWLAELRDPATAVTLSDEHQDYRWTRLEDACALAQYKDLQDTLRAAQRHLEARQDKQR, via the exons ATGGCGCTGCGTGCTTGTGGCTTCATCGTGTTTCGTCTATCCGGTTGCATCCCTCCCCCGGACAACATCGAGTACCTCCTCTTGCAGACTTCTTATGGGACGCACCACTGGACCCCACCCAAAG GTCATGTGGATCCAGGCGAGGACGACCTCACCACCGCTCTGAGAGAGACCAAGGAGGAGGCGGGGCTGGGGGCGGAGCAGCTGAAGGTGATTGACGACTTTGTGCAGGAGCTGCGATACGAGGTGCGAGGCAAACCCAAAGAGGTGCTGTACTGGCTGGCCGAGTTGAGAGACCCAGCAACAGCGGTGACTTTGTCTGACGAGCACCAGGATTACCGCTGGACCCGGCTAGAGGACGCCTGCGCTCTGGCTCAGTACAAAGACCTGCAGGATACCCTGAGAGCAGCGCAAAGACACCTGGAGGCTCGGCAGGACAAACAGCGATGA